From Proteus vulgaris:
GATTTCAGTCTATTTTGGTATTGTTTTCGCATTTTATATTTCAGATATCTACATTCCTCATAAGGAATTGTATCTGGCATGTGCGGGACTTCTTGTTTTTATCGGTGCGTTAGATGATCGCTTCGATATTAGCGTCAAAATAAGAGCAACTATCCAAGCATTTGTTGGGATCGTGATGATGGTGGGGGCAGGATTAAAACTGGACACACTTGGTCATGCTTTTGGTCCTTGGGAAATGCATTTAGGACCTTTTGGTTACATTGTGACACTTTTTGCCGTTTGGGCAGCAATTAATGCTTTCAATATGGTTGATGGTATTGATGGGTTATTAGGTGGTCTTTCTTGTGTTTCTTTTGGCGCGTTAGGTATTTTGTTATATCAAAGTGGTAATTCTGCGCTCGCATTCTGGTGTTTCTCATTTATTGCCGCAATTTTGCCTTATATCCTTTTAAACCTAGGGGTTTGCGGTAAAAAATTCAAAGTCTTTATGGGGGATGCTGGTAGTACCCTGATTGGGTTTACAATTATTTGGCTATTAGTTGCATCAACACAGACTCAGCCTCGTCCTGTAAAAGCAGTCACTGCATTATGGATAATTGCTATTCCTCTTATGGATATGGTGGCAATTATGTACCGCCGTTTACGTAAAGGGATGAGCCCTTTCTCACCAGACCGTCAACATATTCATCATTTGATTATGCGTGCGGGTTTTACCTCTCGCCAAGCCTTTATTTTAATAACTGTGGCTGCTGCACTTTTAGCCGCGATTGGTATTATTGGTCAAAACCTATCATTTGTCCCTGAATGGTTCATGTTGGCATTATTCTTGCTTGCATTTGTTATGTATGGTTATTGCATTAAACGCGCGTGGCGAGTCGCTCGTTTTATTAAACGACATAAGCGCCGCTTACGTAGAGCAACACAACAGCATTAATATAAGCAGAGGTCTTTTAACGTGATGAACTCGGAAAATAACGCCTCCCGACAGGGTAATCAGCCAGATAATGAACTCGATATCAGAGGTCTTTGTTGTGCGCTTTGGTCAGGAAAAAGCTGGATTATAGGGTTCGCTCTGCTTTTTGCCGTGATTGCACTTGGGGCATCTTATTTGATGCAACCTAAATGGAGTGCAATCGCAATGACAGAGAAACCAACGATAAATAACTTAGG
This genomic window contains:
- the wecA gene encoding UDP-N-acetylglucosamine--undecaprenyl-phosphate N-acetylglucosaminephosphotransferase, giving the protein MDILKMSTSVFYVFLFSFAFLFLARKIAKKIGLVDKPNYRKKHHGLIPLVGGISVYFGIVFAFYISDIYIPHKELYLACAGLLVFIGALDDRFDISVKIRATIQAFVGIVMMVGAGLKLDTLGHAFGPWEMHLGPFGYIVTLFAVWAAINAFNMVDGIDGLLGGLSCVSFGALGILLYQSGNSALAFWCFSFIAAILPYILLNLGVCGKKFKVFMGDAGSTLIGFTIIWLLVASTQTQPRPVKAVTALWIIAIPLMDMVAIMYRRLRKGMSPFSPDRQHIHHLIMRAGFTSRQAFILITVAAALLAAIGIIGQNLSFVPEWFMLALFLLAFVMYGYCIKRAWRVARFIKRHKRRLRRATQQH